The following are encoded in a window of Longimicrobium sp. genomic DNA:
- the aceK gene encoding bifunctional isocitrate dehydrogenase kinase/phosphatase: protein MPSQTAPSPHATRLANDDSSAGAAEMVLEAYERWLERFRGVTRRSRPRFLNREWRGWQEDAAERLDLYPTAVADVVERLRGARIDGERARDRFAAMTGGRGDAEIAETFYSSVMRRVLPIAGVDPAAEFTAAADGAPHVAETEPAHRACGAIDLSAETFAELFRATEVADRFADLAGDAAACARAAREQLGADAERVAGADALPFLFYRNKAAYLVARLRLHGGEVRPLVVPLLNGEGGVRPDAVLTTPDEVHVVFSFARSYFHADTDRPAAAIEFLRSLMPAKPLHELYTSLGHNKHGKTELYRELVRQLSRGDVRFEPAEGIRGLVMCVFTLPEHNVVFKVIRDEFGASKTVTHDSVREKYRLVFRMDRVGRLVDAQEFEDLTFPRDRFAPAVLEELRADAAGAIRDNGRHVVVRHLYTERKLRPLDLFCRESEPDVAAAAIVDYGNAIKDLACANIFPGDLLMKNFGVSRHGRVIFYDYDELSLLTAVRFRALPTARHEDDEMAAEPWFSVSEGDVFPEEFVPFLVPAGPLRDVFMDAHGDLFTPSFWQEMQERQKAGEVPDFYPYPAARRLGLR from the coding sequence ATGCCGTCGCAAACGGCCCCATCGCCCCACGCGACTCGTCTCGCGAACGATGATTCCTCCGCCGGCGCCGCTGAGATGGTGCTCGAGGCCTACGAGCGCTGGCTCGAGCGCTTCCGCGGGGTCACGCGGCGGTCGCGGCCGCGCTTCCTGAACCGCGAGTGGCGGGGATGGCAGGAGGACGCGGCCGAGCGGCTGGACCTCTATCCCACCGCCGTTGCAGACGTCGTCGAGCGGCTGCGCGGCGCGCGCATCGATGGCGAGAGGGCGCGCGACCGTTTCGCGGCGATGACGGGCGGGCGCGGAGACGCGGAGATCGCGGAGACCTTCTACAGCTCGGTGATGCGCCGCGTCCTCCCCATCGCCGGCGTGGACCCGGCAGCCGAGTTCACCGCCGCGGCCGACGGCGCGCCGCACGTGGCCGAAACGGAGCCGGCGCATCGCGCGTGTGGCGCGATCGACCTGTCCGCCGAGACGTTCGCGGAACTCTTCCGCGCGACGGAGGTGGCGGACCGCTTCGCCGACCTGGCGGGCGACGCGGCGGCGTGCGCGCGGGCGGCGCGCGAGCAGCTGGGGGCAGACGCGGAGCGCGTCGCGGGCGCGGACGCGCTGCCGTTCCTCTTCTACCGCAACAAGGCGGCGTACCTCGTCGCGCGGCTGCGGCTGCATGGCGGCGAGGTGCGGCCGCTGGTCGTCCCCCTGCTGAACGGCGAGGGCGGCGTACGCCCCGACGCGGTGCTCACCACGCCCGACGAGGTGCACGTCGTCTTCTCCTTCGCCCGCTCGTACTTCCACGCCGACACCGACCGCCCCGCCGCCGCGATCGAGTTCCTGCGCTCGCTGATGCCGGCCAAGCCGCTGCACGAGCTCTACACCTCGCTCGGCCACAACAAGCACGGCAAGACGGAGCTCTACCGCGAGCTGGTGCGCCAGCTCTCGCGCGGCGACGTGCGCTTCGAGCCCGCCGAGGGGATCCGCGGGCTGGTGATGTGCGTGTTCACCCTCCCCGAGCACAACGTCGTCTTCAAGGTCATCCGCGACGAGTTCGGCGCCAGCAAGACGGTGACGCACGACTCGGTGCGGGAAAAGTATCGGCTGGTGTTCCGGATGGACCGCGTCGGCCGGCTGGTGGACGCGCAGGAGTTCGAGGACCTCACCTTCCCGCGCGACCGTTTCGCCCCCGCGGTGCTCGAAGAGTTGCGCGCCGATGCGGCCGGCGCCATCCGCGACAACGGACGCCACGTCGTCGTGCGCCACCTCTACACCGAGCGCAAGCTGCGCCCGCTGGACCTGTTCTGCCGCGAGTCCGAGCCGGACGTGGCCGCGGCGGCGATCGTGGACTACGGGAACGCGATCAAGGACCTGGCGTGCGCCAACATCTTCCCCGGCGACCTGCTGATGAAGAACTTCGGCGTGTCGCGCCACGGCCGGGTGATCTTCTACGACTACGACGAGCTTTCGCTGCTCACCGCCGTCCGCTTCCGCGCGCTCCCCACGGCGCGCCACGAGGACGACGAGATGGCGGCCGAGCCCTGGTTCTCGGTGAGCGAGGGCGACGTGTTCCCCGAGGAGTTCGTCCCCTTCCTCGTCCCCGCCGGCCCGTTGCGCGACGTGTTCATGGACGCGCACGGAGACCTGTTCACCCCGAGCTTCTGGCAGGAGATGCAGGAGCGCCAGAAGGCCGGCGAGGTCCCCGACTTCTACCCCTATCCTGCGGCGCGAAGGCTCGGCCTCAGGTGA
- the mprF gene encoding bifunctional lysylphosphatidylglycerol flippase/synthetase MprF — MTPLFGIALFAFALWLLHRELRNYHYADLARELRNIPRARLFWGVALTLVSYAVMTLYDALGVRYVRRRLSYGRIAMASLVGYGISMTLGFPLLTGAPLRYRMYSRWGLSAGEIARIIGFYSTTFWLGVLSVGGLSFLLDPPRLPPDFPVDHAWLRPIGALLLVALVAYLALSALGARITVRGYRIELPSLWMAIAQVLSSSLDWVLAAAVLYVLLPSSAPSFPAFFGIFLAGQILGHASHVPGGLGVFESVMLFFLTPRVPAPVVVGALLAWRAIYYLLPLALAVVTLAGHELRRLHTRMRGPEPMAASFSAMAPQLLAVTTFFGGTILLFSGATPIERSRLGALHAVIPLPVSELAHLLASVAGVMLLLLARGVQMRLHRAWRWAALLLAAGILLSLAKGLDYEEAGVLTALLVPHLASRSRFHRRAPVLDEPFTAAWLAAIGVVLTATAWLGFFAYKHVRYGAELWLRFAPDADASRFLRSCAAIAVVLAAFFAAHLLLRRRHAPPHLPTGDELARARAVIAASPRAEAHLALLGDKPLIFSPSQRSFVMYGTTARSWVALGDPVGPPEEREELAWRFREEADRRAASPVFYQVDPECLPIYTDMGLTVMKVGEEAVVKLDEFTLEGDERRALRRTWKSVRRHGVTFELVPAEDVPALLPELRAVSDEWLARKRTREKGFSMGRFDPAYLAHFPHAVARLHGRVIAFATVWLAAEGTEMTVDLVRWSRLAPPSVMEFLFVELMRWGCERGWREFNLGMAPLPGLQKRELAAVLFRHGEHFRDLHGLRRYKEKFGAEWRLKYLAAPGGLALPRILADVAELIAGNDGDGDKVRRSRRREREKAARET, encoded by the coding sequence CTGACCCCGCTGTTCGGGATCGCGCTGTTCGCGTTCGCGCTGTGGCTGCTGCACCGCGAGCTGCGCAACTACCACTACGCCGACCTGGCGCGCGAGCTCCGCAACATCCCGCGCGCGCGGCTGTTCTGGGGGGTGGCGCTCACGCTCGTGTCCTACGCGGTGATGACGCTGTACGACGCGCTCGGCGTGCGCTACGTGCGGCGCCGGCTGTCGTACGGGCGCATCGCCATGGCGTCGCTGGTGGGCTACGGGATCAGCATGACGCTGGGCTTCCCGCTCCTCACCGGCGCGCCGCTGCGCTACCGGATGTACTCGCGCTGGGGGCTGTCCGCGGGCGAGATCGCGCGCATCATCGGCTTCTACAGCACCACCTTCTGGCTCGGCGTGCTGTCCGTCGGCGGGCTGTCGTTCCTCCTCGATCCCCCGCGCCTCCCGCCCGACTTCCCCGTCGACCACGCGTGGCTGCGGCCCATCGGCGCGCTGCTGCTGGTGGCGCTGGTGGCCTACCTCGCGCTGTCGGCGCTGGGCGCGCGCATCACCGTCCGCGGCTACCGCATCGAGCTGCCGTCGCTGTGGATGGCCATCGCCCAGGTGCTCTCGTCGTCGCTCGACTGGGTGCTGGCCGCGGCGGTGCTGTACGTCCTCCTCCCGTCGTCGGCGCCGTCGTTCCCGGCGTTCTTCGGGATCTTCCTGGCCGGGCAGATCCTCGGCCACGCCAGCCACGTTCCCGGCGGGCTGGGCGTGTTCGAGTCGGTGATGCTCTTCTTCCTCACCCCGCGCGTCCCCGCGCCGGTCGTGGTCGGCGCGCTGCTGGCGTGGCGCGCGATCTACTACCTCCTCCCGCTGGCGCTGGCGGTGGTGACGCTCGCGGGGCACGAGCTGCGCCGGCTGCACACGCGGATGCGCGGCCCCGAGCCGATGGCGGCGTCGTTCTCGGCCATGGCGCCGCAGCTGCTGGCGGTGACGACCTTCTTCGGCGGGACGATCCTCCTCTTCTCCGGGGCGACGCCCATCGAGCGCTCGCGGCTGGGCGCGCTCCACGCCGTCATCCCCCTGCCGGTGAGCGAGCTGGCGCACCTGCTGGCCAGTGTGGCCGGGGTGATGCTGCTCCTGCTCGCGCGCGGGGTGCAGATGCGCCTCCACCGCGCCTGGCGCTGGGCCGCGCTCCTGCTGGCGGCGGGGATCCTCCTCTCCCTGGCGAAGGGGCTCGACTACGAGGAGGCAGGGGTGCTGACCGCCCTCCTCGTTCCCCACCTGGCCAGCCGCAGCCGCTTCCACCGCCGCGCGCCGGTGCTCGACGAGCCGTTCACCGCGGCGTGGCTGGCGGCCATCGGCGTGGTGCTTACGGCCACGGCGTGGCTCGGCTTCTTCGCCTACAAGCACGTCCGCTACGGCGCGGAGCTCTGGCTGCGCTTCGCGCCGGACGCCGACGCGTCGCGCTTCCTCCGCTCCTGCGCGGCCATCGCCGTCGTGCTCGCGGCCTTCTTCGCCGCGCACCTCCTCCTGCGCCGCCGCCACGCCCCGCCGCATCTCCCGACGGGGGACGAGCTGGCGCGGGCGCGGGCGGTCATCGCCGCGTCGCCGCGGGCGGAAGCGCACCTGGCGCTGCTGGGCGACAAGCCGCTGATCTTCAGCCCGTCGCAGCGCTCGTTCGTGATGTACGGCACCACCGCGCGTAGCTGGGTGGCGCTGGGCGATCCCGTGGGGCCGCCGGAGGAGCGCGAGGAGCTGGCCTGGCGCTTCCGCGAGGAGGCCGATCGCCGCGCCGCGTCGCCCGTCTTCTACCAGGTCGATCCCGAGTGCCTCCCGATCTATACCGACATGGGATTGACGGTGATGAAGGTGGGGGAGGAGGCCGTCGTGAAGCTCGACGAGTTCACGCTCGAGGGCGACGAGCGGCGCGCGCTCCGGCGCACCTGGAAGTCCGTTCGGCGCCACGGGGTGACGTTCGAGCTGGTGCCGGCGGAGGACGTCCCCGCGCTGCTGCCGGAGCTGCGCGCCGTCTCCGACGAGTGGCTGGCGCGCAAGCGGACGCGGGAGAAGGGGTTCTCGATGGGGCGCTTCGATCCCGCGTACCTCGCGCACTTCCCGCACGCGGTGGCGCGGCTGCACGGGCGGGTGATCGCGTTCGCCACCGTCTGGCTGGCGGCGGAGGGGACGGAGATGACGGTGGACCTGGTGCGCTGGTCGCGCTTGGCGCCGCCCAGCGTGATGGAGTTCCTGTTCGTGGAGTTGATGCGGTGGGGATGCGAGCGCGGCTGGCGCGAGTTCAACCTGGGGATGGCGCCCCTTCCCGGGCTGCAGAAGCGCGAGCTGGCCGCGGTCCTCTTCCGCCACGGCGAGCACTTCCGCGACCTGCACGGCCTGCGGCGCTACAAGGAGAAGTTCGGCGCCGAGTGGAGACTCAAGTACCTCGCCGCGCCCGGCGGCCTCGCGCTCCCCCGCATCCTCGCCGACGTGGCCGAGCTGATCGCGGGGAACGATGGGGATGGCGACAAGGTGCGGCGAAGCAGGCGGCGCGAGCGGGAGAAGGCGGCGCGGGAGACGTGA
- a CDS encoding VOC family protein: MPQLVNSRHVLAVRDLAASTRFYTDVLGLTRDFGDGSDGWSFLSRGAFRVMLGECPATTPAGELGDHSWYAYVTVEGVDAFHAEVAARGAEILSPLATKPWGLREFSLRTPDGHRLTFGEPTPATS; the protein is encoded by the coding sequence ATGCCGCAGCTCGTCAACTCCCGCCATGTGCTGGCCGTGCGCGACCTCGCCGCGTCGACGCGGTTCTACACGGACGTCCTGGGGCTCACGCGAGATTTCGGCGATGGCTCCGACGGCTGGAGCTTTCTGTCCCGCGGTGCCTTCCGCGTGATGCTGGGTGAGTGCCCCGCCACGACCCCCGCCGGGGAGCTGGGCGACCACTCGTGGTACGCGTATGTGACTGTCGAGGGCGTCGACGCGTTCCACGCCGAGGTGGCGGCGCGTGGCGCCGAGATCCTGTCGCCGCTGGCCACGAAACCGTGGGGGCTGCGCGAGTTCAGCCTGCGCACGCCGGACGGCCACCGGCTCACCTTCGGCGAGCCGACGCCCGCCACCAGCTAA
- a CDS encoding serine hydrolase domain-containing protein — translation MPITGAAVPGMTSYDQVIPDFMRKYNIPGGAVAVMRDGRLIYARGFGYADVENKTPVQPDALFRIASVSKTLTSAAIMKLVEEGKLKLDDRVAPLIAHLTPAPGATVDSRWEQITIRHLLNHTGGWDRNKPNGGFDPIDRPAIAAAAVNAPAPASSETLIRYMKGMPLDFNPGEKFAYSNFGYIILGRVIERLSGMPYEQYVRSRVLQPVGANRTQQGKSRMADALADEVKYYFPGFGANAPLVPSVFPGEGLVPLNYGGFYLEAGDASGAWVSSTVDLLRFLGGVDGRADRPDILRADLVAEMTGSGPDQCAGGACYYAFGWWVRPTQGDATWWHTGTLPGTTSILVRTYDNFSWVGLFNTRSLTANLEVEVDAALRNAFAGVTSFPTHDLFSTFQ, via the coding sequence ATGCCGATCACCGGTGCCGCGGTGCCGGGAATGACGTCGTACGATCAGGTCATTCCCGATTTCATGCGGAAGTACAACATTCCCGGTGGCGCGGTTGCCGTGATGCGCGACGGCAGGCTGATCTACGCGCGCGGCTTCGGTTACGCGGACGTCGAGAACAAGACGCCGGTGCAGCCGGACGCGCTGTTCCGGATCGCCAGCGTGTCCAAGACGCTCACCAGCGCCGCCATCATGAAGCTCGTCGAGGAGGGCAAGCTCAAGCTCGACGATCGCGTGGCGCCACTCATTGCGCACCTCACCCCTGCGCCGGGGGCGACCGTCGATTCGCGGTGGGAGCAGATCACCATTCGGCACCTGCTCAACCACACGGGGGGCTGGGACCGTAACAAGCCGAATGGTGGATTCGACCCGATCGATCGGCCGGCGATCGCTGCGGCCGCGGTCAACGCGCCCGCGCCGGCGTCGAGTGAAACGTTGATCCGCTACATGAAGGGAATGCCGCTCGACTTCAATCCGGGCGAAAAGTTCGCCTACTCGAATTTTGGTTATATCATCCTCGGCCGCGTGATCGAGCGTCTGAGCGGCATGCCGTACGAGCAGTACGTGCGCAGCCGCGTGCTGCAGCCCGTGGGCGCCAATCGCACGCAGCAGGGCAAGTCGCGCATGGCCGACGCGCTCGCGGACGAGGTGAAGTACTATTTCCCCGGCTTCGGCGCGAACGCGCCGCTGGTGCCTTCCGTTTTTCCGGGCGAAGGCCTCGTGCCGCTCAACTATGGCGGCTTCTACCTCGAAGCGGGTGATGCAAGCGGCGCCTGGGTATCGTCGACCGTCGATCTCCTGCGATTCCTGGGCGGCGTCGATGGCCGCGCCGATCGTCCGGACATCCTCAGGGCTGACCTGGTCGCGGAGATGACCGGCAGCGGCCCTGACCAATGTGCCGGTGGGGCGTGCTATTACGCATTTGGATGGTGGGTTCGCCCAACCCAGGGCGACGCGACCTGGTGGCACACGGGAACGTTGCCCGGCACGACGAGCATACTCGTGCGCACGTATGACAACTTCTCGTGGGTCGGTCTGTTCAACACTCGCTCCCTGACAGCCAATCTCGAAGTCGAAGTCGATGCCGCGCTCCGGAATGCGTTTGCGGGCGTCACCTCATTTCCAACGCACGACCTGTTTTCGACCTTCCAATGA
- a CDS encoding VOC family protein codes for MPDVIPFVTYEDGIAALEWLAEVFGFTETARFTSSDGRLSHGEMSVGDGLIMLASPSPEYEGPKRHRDHCEIAASWSALPWIIDGVLVYVDDVDEHYARAKAAGAVILSEPEDGPPARRYRVEDLEGHRWMFMARD; via the coding sequence ATGCCAGACGTGATTCCGTTCGTGACCTATGAGGACGGCATTGCCGCCCTGGAATGGTTGGCCGAGGTGTTCGGATTCACGGAGACAGCTCGCTTCACGTCTTCCGATGGGAGGCTGTCTCACGGAGAAATGTCGGTTGGGGATGGACTGATCATGTTGGCCAGTCCGTCGCCGGAGTATGAAGGCCCCAAGCGACATCGCGACCACTGCGAGATTGCCGCCTCATGGTCCGCTCTGCCATGGATCATTGATGGTGTTCTCGTCTATGTTGACGACGTCGATGAGCACTATGCTCGGGCCAAGGCCGCGGGAGCGGTTATCTTGTCTGAACCGGAAGATGGGCCGCCAGCGCGACGATATCGGGTTGAGGATCTGGAAGGACATCGCTGGATGTTCATGGCACGAGACTAG
- a CDS encoding amidohydrolase family protein yields MARVLRLHWKLVIALCGVPTTLQAQAGQRPVLSDAVRRYVTVDRPVVALTNVRVIDGTGRPPLDNQTIIIAGTAIQNVGPAARVAIPRDAQVLDLRGRTIIPGIVGMHEHLYFSVYLDENGVPTHQDMRYSFPRLYLAAGVTTIRTAGAKNVYSDLNLKNAIDAGVEPGPDIYVTGPMFRQGGPLTFPDIAGPEQLRAAVRYWSSLGVRWFKIYQQATRAETRAIIEEAHARGGRVTGHLCATSFEEAVDLGIDNLEHGFITNSGFLSEKRPDECPRNWVTAVLRVSADSPQVKNLIALLVRRRVPLTSTLAAFQEYVNDSPAPQQRVLDAMAPTSRESCLRQREQLTRSSNTARAIYDREVEFERSFHAAGGLLLAGSDPTANGCVVAGFANQRQIEAMVEGGFSVVDAIRIATSNGAQFLGIGDRVGTIERGKRADLVVVNGNPVQNIKDIRNVEMVFKNGIGYDSARLIADARGFVGVR; encoded by the coding sequence ATGGCCAGGGTGCTGCGTCTGCATTGGAAATTGGTGATTGCACTGTGCGGAGTGCCGACGACGCTCCAGGCGCAGGCAGGACAGCGCCCGGTGTTATCGGATGCGGTGCGGCGCTACGTCACCGTCGATCGACCCGTTGTCGCGCTCACCAACGTTCGTGTCATCGACGGCACCGGTCGTCCTCCGCTCGACAACCAGACCATCATCATCGCCGGTACCGCGATTCAGAACGTCGGGCCGGCCGCGCGCGTCGCCATCCCCCGCGATGCACAGGTGCTCGATCTGCGCGGGCGCACCATCATTCCCGGCATCGTCGGCATGCACGAACATCTGTACTTCAGCGTGTACCTCGACGAGAACGGCGTTCCGACGCATCAGGACATGCGCTACAGTTTTCCGCGCCTCTACCTTGCCGCCGGCGTTACGACGATACGCACGGCCGGCGCCAAGAATGTGTATTCCGACCTGAATCTGAAAAACGCGATCGACGCGGGGGTTGAGCCCGGTCCTGACATCTACGTCACAGGCCCGATGTTCAGGCAGGGCGGTCCGCTCACGTTTCCCGATATCGCCGGTCCCGAGCAGCTGCGCGCCGCAGTGCGGTACTGGTCCAGTCTGGGTGTCCGCTGGTTCAAGATCTACCAGCAGGCCACACGCGCGGAAACGCGTGCCATCATCGAGGAGGCACACGCACGCGGCGGCAGGGTCACCGGCCATCTGTGTGCGACGTCGTTCGAGGAAGCAGTCGATCTCGGCATTGACAATCTCGAGCACGGCTTCATCACCAACAGCGGGTTCCTGAGCGAGAAGCGGCCGGATGAGTGCCCGCGCAACTGGGTGACCGCGGTGCTGCGGGTGAGCGCGGACTCGCCACAGGTGAAAAACCTCATTGCGCTACTGGTTCGCCGGAGGGTTCCGCTCACTTCGACACTCGCAGCGTTTCAGGAGTACGTGAACGACAGCCCGGCGCCGCAACAGCGAGTGCTGGATGCCATGGCACCGACGTCGCGCGAGAGCTGTCTGCGTCAGCGCGAACAGCTCACCCGAAGCAGCAACACCGCGCGCGCCATTTACGATCGCGAGGTCGAGTTCGAGCGAAGCTTTCACGCGGCGGGCGGATTATTGCTGGCTGGATCGGATCCAACCGCGAATGGCTGCGTCGTTGCGGGCTTCGCGAACCAGCGGCAGATCGAAGCAATGGTCGAAGGCGGGTTCTCGGTGGTGGACGCCATACGCATCGCGACCAGCAACGGCGCGCAGTTCCTGGGCATCGGTGATCGGGTCGGCACGATCGAGCGCGGGAAACGCGCCGACCTCGTGGTCGTGAACGGCAATCCGGTTCAGAACATCAAAGACATCCGGAATGTCGAGATGGTGTTCAAGAATGGGATCGGCTACGACTCGGCCCGACTCATCGCGGATGCTCGTGGGTTTGTGGGCGTTCGGTGA
- a CDS encoding DinB family protein, protein MPETQAQYKARILRHVAGREPLALLAAAPATLAALLAATPPALFARRPAPGKWSIQEIVAHLADDELVGAYRIRLILAAPGTAIQAFDQDRWAETGRYADTDPWQALALFRALREANLALWHRLSPAEWERAGVHAERGVESIRDIATYYAGHDLNHFAQIEAILASDDAAPQDRQPGR, encoded by the coding sequence ATGCCCGAGACGCAAGCGCAGTACAAGGCCCGCATCCTCCGCCACGTGGCCGGCCGCGAGCCGCTCGCGCTCCTCGCGGCCGCTCCCGCCACGCTCGCCGCGCTGCTCGCGGCCACACCGCCAGCGCTCTTCGCCCGCCGCCCGGCGCCGGGGAAATGGTCCATCCAGGAGATCGTCGCCCATCTCGCCGACGACGAGCTCGTGGGCGCCTACCGCATCCGGCTGATACTCGCCGCCCCCGGCACGGCGATCCAGGCGTTCGACCAGGACCGCTGGGCCGAAACCGGGCGCTATGCGGACACGGACCCGTGGCAGGCGCTCGCGCTGTTCCGGGCGCTGCGGGAGGCGAACCTCGCGCTCTGGCACCGGCTCTCTCCGGCCGAGTGGGAGCGCGCCGGGGTGCACGCCGAGCGGGGGGTGGAGTCGATCCGCGACATCGCCACCTACTACGCCGGCCACGACCTCAACCACTTCGCACAGATCGAGGCGATCCTCGCCTCGGACGATGCCGCGCCCCAGGACCGGCAGCCAGGTCGGTAG
- a CDS encoding VOC family protein — MTVKRMDNVGIVVEDLDAAIEFFTELGLELEGRAQVEGEWADGVTGLHDMRVEIAMMRTPDGHSRLEMSRFLAPPVVADHRKAPVNALGYLRVMFAVEDIDDTLARLRKRGAELVGQVVQYENAYRLCYIRGPEGILIGLAQELR; from the coding sequence ATGACGGTCAAGCGCATGGACAACGTCGGCATCGTGGTGGAAGACCTCGATGCCGCCATCGAGTTTTTCACCGAGCTTGGTCTGGAGCTCGAAGGGCGCGCCCAGGTCGAAGGGGAGTGGGCGGATGGCGTCACCGGACTCCACGACATGCGCGTCGAGATCGCCATGATGCGCACACCGGACGGTCACAGCCGGCTGGAGATGTCCCGGTTCCTCGCGCCTCCCGTGGTCGCCGATCACCGCAAGGCCCCGGTGAACGCGCTCGGTTACCTGCGCGTCATGTTCGCCGTGGAGGACATCGACGATACCCTCGCCCGGCTTCGCAAGCGCGGCGCCGAGCTCGTGGGCCAGGTGGTCCAGTATGAAAATGCGTATCGGCTATGCTACATCCGGGGGCCCGAAGGAATTCTCATCGGGCTCGCCCAGGAACTCCGCTGA
- a CDS encoding phosphotransferase — MWPRGWEALEQWGDDVALIEPLAGGVANDVWSVRVNGHLAVGRLGARSDADLAWETGLLQHLDREGLTVPVPIATTAGRLFADGVVVMTWVEGGPPETEADWRRVADTLRQLHRLTPGWPQRPGWRSSTDLLHAETGTKVDLGAMPPEGVARCRAAWARLVGRETCVVHGDPNPRNIRMTADRVALIDWDEAHVDVPDLDLVMPYNAAGLDDDAYDIAAQAWAAWEAAVCWDDEHSVKRLAEVRAV, encoded by the coding sequence ATGTGGCCAAGGGGATGGGAGGCACTCGAGCAGTGGGGCGACGACGTCGCTCTCATCGAACCGCTCGCCGGCGGAGTGGCCAACGACGTGTGGAGCGTGCGCGTCAACGGGCACCTCGCGGTGGGCCGTCTCGGGGCCAGGAGCGACGCCGATCTGGCATGGGAAACCGGGCTCCTCCAGCACCTCGACCGTGAAGGCCTGACCGTGCCGGTGCCGATCGCGACGACGGCCGGCCGGCTGTTCGCCGACGGTGTGGTGGTGATGACCTGGGTCGAGGGCGGGCCGCCCGAGACGGAGGCCGACTGGCGTCGCGTGGCCGACACGCTCCGCCAACTGCACCGGTTGACGCCGGGGTGGCCGCAGCGCCCGGGGTGGCGATCGTCGACCGACCTCCTGCACGCCGAGACCGGGACGAAGGTCGACCTCGGCGCGATGCCGCCCGAGGGCGTTGCCCGGTGCCGGGCAGCGTGGGCGCGGCTCGTGGGACGTGAGACCTGCGTCGTCCACGGCGACCCCAACCCGCGCAACATCCGCATGACCGCGGACCGGGTCGCGCTGATCGACTGGGACGAGGCGCACGTCGACGTCCCCGACCTCGACCTGGTGATGCCCTACAACGCCGCCGGTCTCGACGACGACGCGTACGACATCGCCGCGCAGGCGTGGGCCGCATGGGAAGCCGCCGTCTGCTGGGACGACGAGCACTCGGTCAAGCGGCTCGCCGAAGTCCGAGCGGTCTGA